A genome region from Mastacembelus armatus chromosome 8, fMasArm1.2, whole genome shotgun sequence includes the following:
- the rab11fip4a gene encoding rab11 family-interacting protein 4A has product MEGHVFPDREQLLQFLRRLKEVFDVCDKDADGFIRVEHLVDLGLQFGQGDEVKKFTRYLDPNAHGKINFKDFCHGVFAVKGCEEILKMAMTPQNAVSNQPSVTDNGYIYQNGEAKLGPSIIMCTQSYPDCNVYGEGCGADGECDMDSSNENSNSTNSLDPARPDSRLIGSVSASVISREEQFEDYGEGEDVDFTPSSPCPEDDTRTNGFSDLGSSLPSSAGQTPQKMRQLYNSELLDIYCSQCCKKVNLLNDLEARLRNLKANSPNRKISSTAFGRQLFQANHNVFGSSQGSSTEDLFTDSIDSCDLDITEKVSYLEKKVTELESDSLANSDLKSKLKQENTQLVHRVHELEEQVKDAEAKADQSLEEETKRHREVYIKMERDRNIQIDLFCNRVQQLEDENREMKLNVCRLKSHTEKLDQEKQRMTDKLEDTSLRLKDEMDLYRKIVDKLWQNRHEFQKEKEAMQELIDDLRRELEYLQLFKLEMEHPGKGKGLSEYNAKTREIEMEHEVKRLKQENHKLRDQNDDLNAQILSLSLYEAKNLFACHTKAQCLAAEIDNASRDELVDALKEQEEINLRLRQYMDKIILAILDHNPSILEIKS; this is encoded by the exons GTTAAGAAGTTCACCAGGTACTTGGATCCTAATGCTCATGGGAAAATCAACTTCAAAGACTTTTGCCATGGAGTGTTTGCTGTCAAAG GTTGTGAGGAGATACTGAAGATGGCGATGACCCCTCAGAATGCTGTTTCCAACCAGCCATCTGTTACTGACAATGGTTACATATACCAG AATGGTGAAGCCAAGCTAGGTCCTTCCATTATCATGTGTACCCAGTCCTACCCAGATTGCAATGTTTACGGTGAAGGTTGTGGTGCTGATGGGGAGTGTGACATGGACAGCAGCAATGAGAACAGCAACAGCACCAACTCCTTGGATCCTGCTCGGCCAGACAG CCGCCTGATTGGCTCAGTGTCTGCATCTGTCATCTCCCGGGAGGAGCAGTTTGAGGACTATGGTGAGGGGGAGGATGTGGATTTCACTCCCAGCAGCCCCTGCCCTGAAGATGACACTCGAACAAATGGCTTTTCAGACCTGGGATCCTCGCTGCCATCCAG TGCAGGGCAGACTCCACAAAAGATGCGACAGCTGTATAATAGTGAGCTGCTGGACATCTATTGTTCTCAGTGctgcaagaaagtgaatctACTCAATGATCTGGAGGCTCGACTCCGAAATCTAAAGGCAAACAG CCCTAATAGAAAAATTTCCAGCACAGCATTTGGACG CCAGTTGTTCCAGGCCAACCATAATGTGTTTGGGTCCAGTCAgggcagcagcacagaggatcTCTTCACAGACAGTATTGACTCCTGTGACCTCGACATCACAGAAAAA GTCAGTTATCTGGAAAAGAAGGTGACAGAGTTGGAAAGTGACAGTCTGGCCAACAGTGACCTTAAGTCGAAactcaaacaggaaaacacacagcttgTACACAG GGTCCATGAGCTGGAAGAGCAGGTCAAGGATGCAGAGGCAAAGGCAGATCAAAGTCTGGAGGAAGAGACAAAGCGGCACAGGGAAGTGTACATCAAGATGGAAAGGGACAGAAACATCCAGATAGATCTGTTCTGTAACAG AGTACAGCAGTTAGAAGACGAGAACAGAGAGATGAAGTTAAATGTGTGCAGACTCAagtcacacacagagaaactggACCAG GAGAAACAGAGGATGACAGACAAACTAGAAGACACTAGTTTGAGGCTAAAAGATGAGATGGACCTCTATAGGAAGATAGTGGACAAGCTCTGGCAAAATCGCCATGagtttcagaaagaaaaagaagccatGCAGGAG CTGATTGATGATCTGCGCCGGGAGCTGGAATATCTACAGTTGTTTAAGCTGGAGATGGAGCACCCTGGAAAGGGCAAGGGGCTGTCTGAGTATAACGCCAAGACCAGGGAGATTGAGATGGAACATGAAGTGAAGAGACTGAAACAG GAGAACCATAAGCTACGGGACCAGAATGATGACCTGAACGCTCAGATTCTCAGTCTAAGTTTGTATGAGGCTAAGAACCTGTTTGCTTGCCATACCAAGGCCCAGTGTCTAGCAGCTGAGATTGACAATGCATCCAGAGATGAG CTGGTAGATGCTTTGAAGGAGCAGGAAGAGATCAACCTCCGTCTGAGGCAATACATGGACAAAATCATACTGGCAATTCTTGATCATAACCCCTCTATTCTGGAGATCAAGAGTtaa